The DNA window ATATCAAAGGTCTCAGTCGGCACCACATCCGGCGGATACAGCATTTTCCTTGCATTGTTGCCACTGCCGCCCAAGGTGGCGAATTTTGTGAGAATGATCTGCGATGCCGGCGTTGTCGCCATCGGCGACGAATAAGCATTGGTGCTGTTCAGCGGATCCAAATCCACCCGCCATATATTGGCACCGATATCAGCGGCATACAGGCGGTCGGTAAAGCCATCTCCGTCCCGGTCAAGCAAGGTGATATCGGCCGGGAAAGCCTTGGTCAGGCCACTGTTACTAACGCAGGTACCCGTCACACCCTCATTAGCCAAGGTGCTGAAGCTGCCACTGGGAACCGACGAACAACTGTTCAGGGCAGCCCAGACAATCTTGCCGGTAATCCCATCCAGAATGACAATGCCCCGCCCCATGCTATTACTGGCCGTCACAGGGTCAGCATCTTCCTCAGGCGAATACCCGGCGCCAAAAATTAATACCGGACGAGTACGGCCTCCAATTTTGGTCACTTTCGGCTGAGACCAGGTGAAACCCAGCTCTGGTAACTCAGCCGTGGTGAATTTCCACATCACTGTGGGCGCCATCGGGTCACTGACATCCATGGCATAGAGTAAACGGCCTCCTCGACGGGCTGACATGTAAAGATACACATCACCCGCCGTTGCCCCGGTAGTGCGACTATCCTGGAAGAAGGTTGTGGTACCGTCGAAGAAATACTTCCGATATTCGGCACTTGAGGAGGCCGGCGTGTTCGGGAAACGAATAGCGGGGCTGTCATTAAACAACCGCGGAAACTGGGAAAAGAACTCCGGCGCCACGAAACTCCACATCTCACCGCCAGGCCGCACAGAGACAGTATTGGCAGTGTTGGAGATATTTGCAGTCCGATTACCGTTCACAGCCCGGAACAGGCCATCGTTGGAGCCGTAAAAAACCACTACGCCGGTGCTACCACCGTAATTGACGACCGCAGGACGTGAATGCAGCACGTCGCCATGAATGGAGCCGCGAACATTCAGCGAGCAGCTACCATCGGAGCACGGCCCCGGCATTTGTTCGTTGGCGGCGTTATCCTGGCCGCGAACCCAGTTAATAACACTGGCGCTGTTCAAGGTACTTGTCGAGGTCGAGCACTGCACATTCGCCGCCGAACTGGCATAAACGTATTTACCTGTACCAAGGCTAGCGGTGTAGTTATTCGCATCGACATTTACAAAGCTGCTTGTGGGTACCGAAGTGCCGGTGATCAATGATGCGTTGTATAACGTCGCAACACTGTTGGTACCATTTACCGAGCAATTTTGCAGAGCTTGGGCTGTTGTCAGACCGTGCGAAATACTCGCCACGTTAATGCGACTGGAAATCCTGGTCACCGTCACATTGCTGAACGTGGTCGTGCCCTGGCTCACCGAGTTACCAATTTTTACGGTAAAGCTCGAGGCATTCGCTGACTCGATTGAGCAAGGGGAGGAGGAGGTGCATTTACCACTACCAACAATCCCGCTTCCAAGAATCACCTTGTCCTCCGAAGTCGAAAACGTAAATGTGGGAGAACCAGACCCGTAGGTATAGGTGCAAGCCCGATTCCCACCGTTGCCACTACACACTGCCGTACCGGAAATTTGCGCCTGTTTCCCTGCAGTGATAGTCGACATCGTCCCGCTGGAGCTTGAAGAGATGATCGCATCAAAGGCGCTCACCAAATTGCTATTACTGGTTTTGAATTCACTCAATGCGGCATTAGACACACAACCCGAAGAGGGGCAAGTGTACACGCGCCGTGCAGACTGACTGGCCAGGTAGTCCACCCGCAACATCTGTGCGACCCCACCCTTTTGCACCAGATCACCGTCTGGCGCGTCAAAGGTGAAACCGTCACCCTCAGGACTATTCTTCCAGAATCCTTGCACAGGCCATTGGGCTTGATTCGTCGGCGAATTGGTTGTCCAGAAGCTTTGGGAGCTATCCACAAGGCCACCCGTAATCGGGTTGACTACTGATTGCGAATTTATCGTGGGATTTAATGCATCGGTCAGAACAATCCCGCCAGTGCTATCAACTCCAAACTGAAACTGCTTGACGTTACCCAGCCAACGGGGACCACCCGATGGATTTGGTCGAAACATGGCGATATAAATCTGGTTTTCGAAGGTTCCCTGGGTATTTGCACTGACCGGCAACGTGGCAGAAGAGAAAACACTGTTTACATCCAACACTTCATTAAAAATTTCACGAAATATCGAGGTGAGGTTGGCATGATCTGATGCGGTCACTTGAAAGGGGCGACCACCACCGACATCGGCTATTTCACCAAGAAAGACCAGCTCCTCGGCTACTTGTGATTGCACTGATGGGTCGTAAACGGCGATAGAGTACGTGGTCACATTACGATCAGCCTGGGGGCTGTCATCCACATCCACGTTGTGCATGAAGTAAGCCCATTCATCACCCCAGTAATCGTTGGCGGGATTCTTATTGAAGCCAGTGATATTACGAATAGCGGCGTAGTGATTGTACTTCTGCGAACCGGCGCTATAGCCGAAGGCACTGGTTAACTGGTTAAACAGCACACCACTCGGGTTGTTGTTACCGTCTTTTACACTGGCGTTGGCTGCTGTCGCGTTGCCAATGTACACCATTACCGCATCACGACACGATCCGCCTGGTGTGGCAAGGCTACTGTAATCGACACCTGAACAAGACGC is part of the Spongiibacter taiwanensis genome and encodes:
- a CDS encoding pilus assembly protein, whose translation is MSTCSRILKTIAMGISFLALTSTTSFAEDIDLFVGNSPSAETQTVLFAWHTSGNVNANAVHGCVYSDNGGVPSLGATTVGGMEQCAMVNALLSLKNDIDTLGALKVGLMVFNKNNLDNYFPNGTSLGNGNNGCGYLIIPPTELTSTGIDAFVAKLKAIDSRVTANASEMGDMISESWAALNGLGASASCSGVDYSSLATPGGSCRDAVMVYIGNATAANASVKDGNNNPSGVLFNQLTSAFGYSAGSQKYNHYAAIRNITGFNKNPANDYWGDEWAYFMHNVDVDDSPQADRNVTTYSIAVYDPSVQSQVAEELVFLGEIADVGGGRPFQVTASDHANLTSIFREIFNEVLDVNSVFSSATLPVSANTQGTFENQIYIAMFRPNPSGGPRWLGNVKQFQFGVDSTGGIVLTDALNPTINSQSVVNPITGGLVDSSQSFWTTNSPTNQAQWPVQGFWKNSPEGDGFTFDAPDGDLVQKGGVAQMLRVDYLASQSARRVYTCPSSGCVSNAALSEFKTSNSNLVSAFDAIISSSSSGTMSTITAGKQAQISGTAVCSGNGGNRACTYTYGSGSPTFTFSTSEDKVILGSGIVGSGKCTSSSPCSIESANASSFTVKIGNSVSQGTTTFSNVTVTRISSRINVASISHGLTTAQALQNCSVNGTNSVATLYNASLITGTSVPTSSFVNVDANNYTASLGTGKYVYASSAANVQCSTSTSTLNSASVINWVRGQDNAANEQMPGPCSDGSCSLNVRGSIHGDVLHSRPAVVNYGGSTGVVVFYGSNDGLFRAVNGNRTANISNTANTVSVRPGGEMWSFVAPEFFSQFPRLFNDSPAIRFPNTPASSSAEYRKYFFDGTTTFFQDSRTTGATAGDVYLYMSARRGGRLLYAMDVSDPMAPTVMWKFTTAELPELGFTWSQPKVTKIGGRTRPVLIFGAGYSPEEDADPVTASNSMGRGIVILDGITGKIVWAALNSCSSVPSGSFSTLANEGVTGTCVSNSGLTKAFPADITLLDRDGDGFTDRLYAADIGANIWRVDLDPLNSTNAYSSPMATTPASQIILTKFATLGGSGNNARKMLYPPDVVPTETFDIVVASTGDREHPLFNSSATAGTAHNVQNRFYMLLDPNEGDSASGFTAITEANLLDQTTPQCFNNSDLTGNAVSCDSTNSTTYYFNGSLSPYMGYYLNFSTSEKGVNAPLTETGIVYFATNKPDSPAPGACSNGLGRAFAYKVDILTGTVNKTEYAGGGLPPTAISGLVKLNGEIRYFLLGGDGESIFKPSEGSPVTSGRKRMFWYYK